The Antarcticibacterium sp. 1MA-6-2 genome has a window encoding:
- a CDS encoding AAA family ATPase, translating into MKILKIEFRNINSLRGTNLIDFTAEPFTTNSLFAITGPTGSGKSTILDVISLALFNQVPRLGKITRNEIISKGAILTRNQQEAFAKVTYESKSGIYTSHWSISTARTGNLREYELEIINEATGAVLDLKKSDVPAKNEELIGLNYNQFIKSVLLAQGEFAQFLKAKKDERGELLEKITGTGIYLSS; encoded by the coding sequence ATGAAAATTTTAAAAATTGAATTTCGAAATATTAATTCCTTACGGGGAACAAATCTTATTGATTTTACTGCAGAACCTTTTACTACCAATTCGCTCTTTGCAATTACAGGTCCTACCGGAAGTGGGAAAAGCACTATTCTGGATGTAATTTCTCTCGCACTGTTCAACCAGGTTCCACGACTGGGAAAAATAACGAGGAACGAGATTATTTCAAAGGGGGCAATTCTTACAAGAAACCAGCAGGAAGCTTTTGCCAAAGTAACTTATGAAAGTAAATCGGGTATTTATACCTCACACTGGAGTATTTCCACAGCAAGAACGGGAAATCTCCGCGAGTATGAACTGGAGATCATTAACGAGGCAACAGGTGCTGTTCTCGATCTCAAAAAATCTGATGTGCCAGCAAAAAATGAGGAGCTTATAGGTTTAAATTACAACCAGTTCATAAAATCTGTACTTCTTGCACAGGGAGAATTTGCTCAGTTTCTTAAAGCAAAAAAAGATGAACGGGGAGAATTGCTGGAGAAAATTACGGGGACAGGAATTTACTTAAGCAGTTAG
- a CDS encoding PQQ-dependent sugar dehydrogenase, producing the protein MQREEGAITIEVIAEELEHPWGMTFLPDERLLVTERSGNLRILDSVEGLSQPLQGTPEVFARGQGGLFDVALDPDFNENKKVYLTFAEPGKDSTATTALGIGIFENDRLNDFKVIFRMEPAIKGPNHFGGRISFTPDGHILLTLAERFQFDPAQDNSNHLGTIVRINKDGSVPQDNPFVKEENAKNEIWSYGHRNIESAAIDPKTGNFWIAEMGPMGGDEFNLVKAGKNYGWPLVSWGDNYDGSEIPDPDTRLEFENAKIVWTPTISPSGMIFYDGKMYPEWQNHALIGGLTSSGIVVVKVNEENAEEVERIPLVARIRDVEQAPDGSVIVITDDKNGKVLRLGKLK; encoded by the coding sequence GTGCAAAGAGAGGAAGGAGCCATTACTATTGAAGTAATAGCAGAAGAACTTGAGCATCCATGGGGAATGACATTCCTTCCCGATGAAAGATTACTGGTCACTGAACGTTCGGGAAATTTAAGAATTTTAGATTCCGTAGAAGGACTTTCTCAACCTTTGCAGGGAACTCCTGAAGTTTTTGCCCGGGGACAGGGAGGATTATTTGATGTAGCACTTGATCCTGATTTCAACGAAAACAAAAAGGTCTATTTAACTTTTGCAGAACCCGGGAAAGATAGTACGGCCACTACAGCCCTGGGTATAGGAATTTTTGAAAATGACCGCCTTAACGACTTTAAAGTTATTTTTAGAATGGAACCTGCCATTAAAGGGCCTAACCATTTTGGTGGAAGAATCTCCTTCACACCCGATGGTCATATCCTTTTAACTCTGGCGGAAAGATTTCAATTTGATCCTGCACAGGATAATTCAAATCATTTGGGAACAATTGTAAGGATAAATAAGGATGGTTCTGTTCCGCAGGACAATCCATTTGTAAAAGAGGAAAATGCAAAAAATGAGATATGGTCTTATGGCCATCGAAATATTGAAAGTGCAGCAATAGATCCCAAAACAGGAAATTTTTGGATAGCTGAAATGGGACCTATGGGAGGTGATGAATTTAACCTGGTTAAAGCCGGAAAAAATTATGGCTGGCCGCTGGTAAGTTGGGGTGATAATTATGATGGAAGTGAAATTCCCGACCCTGACACCAGACTGGAATTCGAAAATGCAAAAATTGTTTGGACGCCTACAATTTCTCCTTCAGGAATGATTTTCTATGATGGAAAGATGTATCCGGAATGGCAAAATCACGCACTTATAGGGGGTTTGACCAGCAGCGGAATAGTTGTGGTAAAAGTTAATGAAGAAAATGCTGAAGAGGTGGAAAGAATTCCTCTTGTAGCACGAATTAGAGATGTTGAACAAGCACCAGATGGTTCTGTAATTGTCATAACAGATGACAAAAATGGAAAAGTTTTAAGACTTGGAAAATTGAAATAG
- a CDS encoding GAF domain-containing sensor histidine kinase, which produces MYAEQSSLRFAAIARVTEDKWVTCTTRDDLSFGLKPGDELQVETTICTEVRSKKEAVYIENVPEDEFFCDHPTPALYGFKSYVSVPIYRKNGSFFGTLCALDPEPAKVNTEEVRGMFNLFADLISFHLDAVQEKEIAEKQLEEELYNSELREQFIAILGHDLKNPIATMRMCSDILLKLSKEDLVLRNAKMIKSTTFRMQALIENILDFARGKLGEGIKLTKTDDIGELEKALLQVINEIKAMSPGRKIETEIILEESANNDPDRVAQLFSNLLGNADTHGSEDTPIKASVISRNGEFKLSVINKGEKISETAMEHLFQPFYKNSVNPGKEGLGLGLFIASEIARAHDGEILVTSTEEETCFKFVMSTN; this is translated from the coding sequence TTGTATGCCGAACAATCAAGTCTTCGTTTTGCAGCTATTGCCCGTGTTACCGAAGACAAATGGGTCACCTGCACAACAAGAGACGATCTTTCCTTCGGGCTTAAACCGGGAGACGAACTTCAAGTTGAAACAACAATTTGTACAGAGGTTCGAAGCAAAAAAGAAGCCGTGTATATTGAAAATGTTCCTGAAGACGAATTTTTTTGTGATCACCCCACCCCTGCTCTTTATGGCTTTAAAAGTTATGTTTCTGTTCCAATTTACAGGAAGAATGGATCCTTCTTTGGAACTCTTTGTGCGCTCGATCCGGAACCTGCAAAAGTAAATACTGAAGAAGTCAGGGGAATGTTCAACCTGTTTGCTGATTTAATATCATTCCATCTTGATGCTGTTCAGGAAAAGGAAATTGCTGAAAAGCAACTTGAAGAGGAACTCTATAATTCTGAACTTCGGGAGCAGTTTATTGCAATTTTAGGACACGATTTAAAAAATCCTATAGCAACAATGAGAATGTGTTCCGATATTCTTTTAAAACTTTCAAAGGAGGATCTTGTGCTGCGCAATGCCAAAATGATAAAATCCACAACTTTTAGGATGCAGGCATTGATTGAAAATATTTTAGATTTTGCTAGAGGAAAATTAGGAGAAGGTATAAAGTTGACGAAGACAGATGACATTGGGGAACTGGAAAAAGCCTTATTACAAGTTATCAATGAAATAAAAGCAATGTCACCCGGAAGGAAAATAGAAACAGAAATTATCCTGGAAGAGAGTGCCAACAATGATCCTGACAGGGTTGCACAACTTTTTTCTAATTTACTTGGAAATGCTGATACCCACGGTTCTGAGGATACTCCTATCAAGGCCAGTGTCATATCCAGAAACGGAGAGTTTAAACTTTCTGTAATTAATAAAGGAGAAAAAATTTCTGAAACTGCTATGGAACACCTATTTCAGCCGTTTTATAAAAACAGTGTAAATCCCGGAAAAGAAGGATTGGGATTAGGTCTTTTTATAGCTTCTGAAATTGCCCGTGCTCACGACGGTGAAATTCTTGTAACTTCAACTGAAGAAGAAACCTGTTTTAAATTTGTGATGTCAACAAATTAG
- a CDS encoding response regulator, with amino-acid sequence MFKKVLVAEDMDSVNHAVASVLTDLNIQEVAHAQYCDKAFVLAKKAIQDNNPFDLLICDLSFKPDHRDEKITSGQELIKTLKTEDNKLKILVHSIEDHPQTVINLFNSGSVNGYVCKDRNGMRELKEAIIALGNGFSYKSPQIEALIKQDNLLILNDFEVNLLSCIANGLTQDEIPDYFKRNSISPNSKSSIEKRLKELREEFNANTTPHLISIVKDLKLI; translated from the coding sequence ATGTTTAAAAAAGTACTGGTAGCTGAAGACATGGATAGTGTAAATCATGCTGTGGCAAGTGTTCTTACTGATTTAAATATACAAGAGGTTGCTCACGCACAGTATTGTGATAAAGCTTTTGTTCTGGCTAAGAAAGCAATACAGGATAATAACCCATTTGATCTTTTAATTTGCGATTTATCCTTTAAACCCGATCATCGCGATGAGAAGATTACCTCTGGCCAGGAACTTATAAAAACTTTAAAAACAGAAGATAATAAACTTAAAATTCTCGTTCACTCAATTGAGGATCACCCTCAAACGGTAATTAACCTTTTTAACTCGGGTAGCGTTAACGGTTATGTTTGTAAAGACAGGAATGGAATGAGGGAGCTTAAAGAAGCTATTATTGCTCTTGGAAATGGATTTTCCTATAAATCACCACAAATAGAAGCTCTTATAAAACAGGACAATCTCCTAATACTTAACGACTTTGAAGTAAACCTTCTTTCCTGCATAGCAAATGGATTAACCCAGGATGAGATTCCTGATTATTTCAAAAGAAATAGTATTTCTCCCAATAGTAAAAGCTCAATTGAGAAACGCTTAAAGGAACTAAGAGAAGAGTTTAATGCTAATACAACACCACATCTAATTAGTATTGTAAAGGATCTTAAACTTATATAA
- a CDS encoding IS1182 family transposase, with protein MQGKKDYQEKLFTSFRLSDRIPKENFYRRLKEALNLDFLYPLTHQFYGESGQKSIDPVVYFKICLVGYLENITTDRGVMDHCAMRLDILYFLGYDVDEELPWHSTISRTRKLFNDDVFEEVFTRVFKLCVEAGLVSGHTQAIDSAPVKANASMDSLELKVPAEDLEEHLSKLRVQSSRDRKAKENKAPKEQQEITASKQELQEIKSRNKRWSKDQDMKPGAKNKGSKYTSNKTHYSPTDPDARISVKPGKARKLNYLCNIAVDTKAHVITDVQAYHADKKDTKYLKDTVTRLNRRLRREGLIWENLLADAGYSSGENYAYLENKGLTPYIPPHGTYKGGPEGFQYFKEGNYWLCPQGKKVTFRKQKMENGNLKDNYFTTRADCKDCPIKKACIGKSHEKRINITAFREEYERNIERVKSRRGRYMKGKRQGTVEPVFGTLKEFLGLRKVNTIGIRQANKCMHLAAIAYNLKKYLKFTTRKVKSGANALQKCQDAAPSIIKAELMAFQAVLILLFSSQKVFVNRASLA; from the coding sequence ATGCAAGGCAAAAAAGACTATCAGGAAAAACTCTTCACTTCCTTTAGGTTAAGTGATCGAATCCCAAAAGAAAATTTTTATCGCAGGTTAAAAGAGGCTCTCAACCTGGATTTCCTTTATCCACTCACCCACCAGTTCTATGGGGAGAGCGGACAAAAAAGTATCGACCCCGTGGTGTATTTCAAGATCTGCCTGGTGGGATATCTTGAGAATATTACTACAGATCGTGGCGTAATGGATCATTGTGCAATGCGGCTGGACATCCTTTATTTCCTTGGGTATGATGTAGATGAAGAACTACCCTGGCACAGCACCATAAGCCGTACCCGAAAGCTTTTTAACGATGATGTCTTTGAGGAAGTATTCACCCGGGTTTTTAAACTATGTGTAGAAGCAGGATTGGTAAGCGGGCATACACAAGCCATTGATTCAGCTCCTGTTAAAGCCAATGCTTCTATGGATAGCCTGGAGCTTAAAGTCCCGGCAGAAGATCTTGAAGAGCATCTCTCAAAGCTGCGTGTGCAAAGCAGCAGGGACCGAAAAGCCAAAGAGAACAAAGCCCCTAAAGAACAACAGGAAATTACCGCCAGTAAACAAGAATTACAGGAAATTAAGAGCCGTAATAAAAGATGGAGTAAGGACCAGGATATGAAACCCGGTGCAAAGAACAAAGGCAGTAAATATACCAGCAACAAAACCCACTACAGCCCCACAGATCCTGATGCAAGGATCAGTGTCAAACCCGGAAAAGCCAGGAAACTTAACTACCTCTGCAATATAGCCGTAGATACTAAAGCCCACGTAATAACAGATGTACAGGCCTACCATGCAGATAAGAAAGACACAAAATATTTAAAGGATACTGTTACAAGATTGAACAGGCGTTTACGCAGGGAAGGATTGATCTGGGAAAATCTGCTGGCAGATGCAGGTTATAGCAGTGGGGAGAATTATGCATACCTGGAAAATAAAGGTCTTACACCCTATATTCCACCACACGGCACTTACAAAGGAGGACCTGAAGGGTTCCAATATTTTAAAGAGGGCAACTACTGGCTGTGCCCGCAAGGAAAAAAGGTAACCTTCCGGAAGCAGAAAATGGAGAATGGAAACTTAAAGGATAACTATTTTACTACAAGAGCAGATTGTAAAGACTGCCCAATAAAAAAAGCCTGCATTGGCAAGAGCCACGAAAAAAGGATCAATATTACCGCCTTTCGGGAAGAATACGAAAGAAATATTGAACGGGTAAAAAGCAGGCGTGGCCGCTATATGAAAGGCAAACGACAAGGCACGGTAGAACCCGTTTTTGGTACCCTTAAAGAATTCCTGGGACTAAGAAAAGTAAATACCATCGGAATTCGCCAGGCCAACAAATGTATGCACCTGGCCGCCATTGCGTATAACCTGAAGAAGTACCTGAAGTTTACCACAAGGAAAGTCAAGTCCGGGGCAAATGCCCTGCAAAAATGCCAAGACGCCGCTCCTTCTATTATAAAAGCTGAATTAATGGCTTTTCAAGCTGTTTTGATCCTCCTTTTTTCTTCCCAAAAAGTGTTTGTGAATAGAGCATCACTTGCTTAA